The genomic window TGCAGGACGCCAAGGCCTCCGGCGCCTTCGACGACGACCTGCAGCCGGCCGCGTGAGCCCTGAGGACGCACCCGGTCATCCGATCGACATCGCCTGGCTGCTCGACGCCGCGCAACGGCTCCCGGGGGACCCCGCCGTCCTGGACTACGGCGCGCTGTTCGCCGCCCTGGCCCGCACCGAGGCCGTGGTCCTCGGCCGCCGGGTCTACGAGCAGCCGCACCACCGCGCCGCCGCCCTGCTGCACCAGCTGGCCCGCGTCCCGGCACTGGAGAACGCCAACCGGCTGTTCGCCGCGGCGACCGCGGTGGCGTACCTGTCCGCCTGCGGCCTGCGCGTGCTGCCGGACCTGCGCGAGGCGGCCCAGCTCGCGGGCGACGCGGCCGAGGGGAAGGTGGACGTGCGGGCCATCTCCTGGGTCCTGCGGAACTGGACCAGGGCGGCGTAGCGCCGCAGTAGCCGCGCTCTAAAGCACCGGCAGGTACCGGTTCAGCTCGAACGGCGTCACCTGGTGCCGGTAATCCAGCCACTCGGCGCGCTTGTTCCGCAGGAAGAAGTCGAAGACGTGCTCGCCGAGCGTCTCGGCGACCAGTTCGCT from Catenulispora sp. GP43 includes these protein-coding regions:
- a CDS encoding fic family toxin-antitoxin system, toxin component, giving the protein MSPEDAPGHPIDIAWLLDAAQRLPGDPAVLDYGALFAALARTEAVVLGRRVYEQPHHRAAALLHQLARVPALENANRLFAAATAVAYLSACGLRVLPDLREAAQLAGDAAEGKVDVRAISWVLRNWTRAA